A stretch of Acetobacteroides hydrogenigenes DNA encodes these proteins:
- a CDS encoding penicillin-binding protein 1A, which produces MNIQKGQLLAALNWLKGISKRLLAWVKGRFVKAKSYKWYQKIAFYTGVVFVSIFLALFLIDINIFWLFGRSPKIADLKDPSMNVASELYSDSGKLIGKYFVENRTPVDYRDLPPSLINALVATEDIRFYDHWGIDFKGTASALYSTARGDRRGGSTITQQLVKNLFKTRDDYSKGLIGYIPGINVVIYKLKEWITAIKIEMFYDKQEILTMYFNTVSFGSNSHGIKTAAATFFSKKPIMLRTEESALLVGLLKAPTYYSPIRRPKNAFERRNVVLEQMAKYGYISASMRDSLQRLPLKLAYNPDENIDGNASYIRDAVSSYLKPWLKENEIDLYEDGLKIYTTINLDMQAYAELAVAEQMKLLQRRFEWHWEGRSPWADAKGVEIPGFIEDAAKQTRRYAALKDKFKGRVDSIDYYMNLPRRMKVFTWDGVKDTTFSPMDSLRYYKRFLHAGFVSMDPNSGYIKTWVGGISYPFFKYDHVKQSKRQPGSLFKAYVYAAAMDAGFGPCDKLVDSPITVNYVEKGVQKSWTPKNANGSFSGAQVTLKHAFAKSINSIAVQLTQHVGWNKVIEYAHKMGITASLASVPSVSLGSSDVSLYEMVNSYAPMVNGGYSVKPILVTKIVNKKGKVIYEATPEKKRILNDLTAFYMLELLKSGLTEPGATTQALFEYDLFKWDTDFGGKTGTSSNQSDGWFIGVSPNLVSGSWVGAESRAVHFRTTELGEGCKTALPIYGRFMEKVMNDGRFTQFRGRFPKPQGKVPKEYTCHTRYAPKEHSLDSLLDNTVDFGMEEEEQPAE; this is translated from the coding sequence ATGAATATTCAAAAAGGGCAGCTCCTAGCTGCGCTCAACTGGCTTAAGGGTATTTCGAAGAGGCTTTTAGCATGGGTAAAAGGCCGATTTGTGAAGGCAAAATCGTATAAGTGGTACCAGAAAATTGCCTTTTATACGGGGGTAGTCTTTGTTTCGATATTCCTTGCCCTTTTTCTGATCGACATCAACATCTTTTGGCTGTTTGGCCGCTCTCCCAAAATTGCCGATTTGAAGGACCCGAGCATGAACGTTGCTTCGGAGCTTTACTCCGATAGCGGGAAGCTTATTGGCAAGTACTTTGTCGAAAACCGCACGCCTGTTGACTACAGGGATCTTCCACCTTCGCTAATCAATGCCTTGGTGGCAACCGAAGATATTCGCTTCTACGATCACTGGGGGATCGACTTTAAGGGTACGGCTAGCGCGCTTTACTCTACCGCAAGGGGCGACCGACGAGGCGGGAGCACCATCACCCAGCAGCTGGTTAAGAACCTCTTCAAAACCCGCGACGACTATTCCAAAGGGCTGATCGGGTATATCCCCGGCATTAACGTTGTTATCTATAAGCTAAAGGAGTGGATCACGGCTATTAAGATAGAGATGTTCTACGATAAGCAGGAGATCCTTACTATGTACTTCAACACGGTGAGCTTCGGCAGCAACTCGCACGGCATAAAAACGGCGGCGGCAACCTTCTTCTCCAAGAAGCCCATCATGCTTCGTACCGAGGAGTCGGCGCTGCTGGTTGGCCTGCTTAAGGCGCCTACCTACTACAGCCCCATCCGAAGGCCAAAGAATGCCTTCGAGCGCCGTAACGTGGTGCTCGAGCAGATGGCCAAGTACGGCTACATCTCCGCCTCGATGCGCGATTCGCTGCAAAGGCTGCCCCTGAAGCTGGCCTATAACCCCGACGAGAATATCGACGGTAACGCCTCCTACATTCGCGATGCGGTAAGCAGTTACCTAAAGCCCTGGCTGAAGGAGAACGAGATCGACCTGTACGAGGATGGTCTTAAAATATACACCACCATTAACCTAGACATGCAGGCGTATGCCGAGCTGGCCGTAGCCGAGCAAATGAAGTTGCTGCAGCGCCGCTTCGAGTGGCACTGGGAGGGGCGTAGCCCTTGGGCAGATGCTAAGGGCGTAGAGATTCCCGGATTTATAGAAGATGCCGCAAAGCAAACTAGGCGTTACGCTGCCCTTAAGGATAAGTTTAAAGGGCGAGTAGACTCTATCGACTACTACATGAACCTGCCCCGTAGGATGAAGGTGTTCACTTGGGATGGCGTAAAGGATACCACCTTTAGCCCCATGGATTCGCTCCGCTACTACAAGCGCTTCCTGCATGCCGGATTTGTGTCGATGGATCCGAACTCGGGCTACATAAAAACGTGGGTGGGGGGCATCAGCTACCCCTTCTTTAAGTACGACCACGTAAAGCAGTCGAAGCGCCAGCCCGGCTCGCTCTTCAAGGCCTACGTGTACGCAGCAGCAATGGATGCCGGATTCGGTCCTTGCGACAAGCTGGTGGATAGCCCCATTACCGTAAACTACGTGGAGAAGGGGGTGCAAAAGTCGTGGACCCCCAAGAACGCCAATGGAAGCTTCTCCGGGGCGCAGGTTACCCTAAAGCACGCCTTCGCCAAGTCGATCAACTCCATTGCCGTTCAGCTTACTCAGCATGTGGGCTGGAACAAGGTAATAGAGTACGCCCACAAGATGGGAATTACCGCATCGTTGGCTAGCGTTCCATCGGTATCGCTGGGCTCTAGCGATGTTTCGCTCTACGAAATGGTGAACTCGTACGCCCCAATGGTGAATGGAGGCTACTCCGTAAAGCCAATCCTGGTTACCAAAATCGTAAATAAAAAGGGAAAGGTGATCTACGAGGCCACTCCCGAAAAGAAGCGAATCCTGAACGATCTTACCGCATTCTACATGCTCGAGCTGCTAAAGTCGGGGCTTACCGAGCCCGGAGCCACCACCCAAGCGCTCTTCGAGTACGATTTATTTAAGTGGGATACCGACTTTGGGGGCAAAACCGGAACTTCGTCTAACCAATCCGACGGATGGTTTATTGGCGTTTCGCCAAATCTAGTGTCGGGAAGCTGGGTAGGTGCCGAATCGCGCGCTGTTCACTTCCGCACAACAGAGCTGGGCGAAGGCTGCAAAACCGCGCTCCCCATTTACGGGCGCTTCATGGAAAAGGTGATGAACGATGGACGTTTCACCCAGTTCCGAGGACGATTCCCAAAGCCACAGGGAAAGGTGCCTAAGGAGTACACCTGCCATACGCGCTACGCCCCCAAAGAGCACTCGCTTGACTCGTTGCTCGATAATACGGTCGATTTTGGGATGGAAGAAGAGGAGCAGCCTGCCGAATAG
- a CDS encoding glycoside hydrolase family 25 protein: MRFNFSKKLLPAFVALVVMPCCGSKSTDKGSEFYFDVDKSKYPIWGIDVSRHQNHINWESVSESGIDFVFVKATEGVTVQDPMYKNHMNELKRHNIIRGAYHFFSYKSTGKNQAKNFINTVKLSKGDLPPVLDVEFKRRMPSRAKIITEVKAWLKDVENHYKVKPIIYLDYDFYLKYLKGSISKEYMLWITDYYGEPDDWTFWQQTDKYRLNGVNTRVDRNVFIGSKRELRELLMD, encoded by the coding sequence ATGAGGTTCAATTTTTCGAAAAAGCTACTACCAGCGTTTGTTGCACTAGTTGTAATGCCCTGCTGCGGCAGCAAGTCGACCGACAAAGGTTCAGAATTTTACTTTGACGTCGACAAATCAAAATACCCGATTTGGGGAATTGACGTATCACGACATCAAAACCACATAAACTGGGAATCGGTGTCGGAGAGCGGCATTGACTTCGTTTTTGTGAAGGCAACCGAAGGAGTTACGGTACAGGATCCGATGTACAAAAACCACATGAACGAGCTAAAGCGACACAATATAATAAGGGGTGCCTACCACTTCTTCAGCTACAAATCTACCGGAAAGAACCAGGCCAAGAACTTCATAAACACGGTGAAGCTTTCGAAGGGTGATTTGCCGCCTGTACTCGACGTTGAGTTCAAGCGCAGGATGCCTTCGCGCGCCAAGATCATCACCGAGGTTAAGGCTTGGCTTAAGGATGTTGAGAACCACTACAAGGTAAAGCCCATCATTTACCTCGACTACGATTTCTACCTGAAGTACCTCAAGGGGTCCATCAGCAAAGAGTACATGCTGTGGATTACCGACTACTACGGCGAACCCGACGACTGGACCTTCTGGCAGCAAACCGACAAGTACCGCCTGAATGGTGTAAATACCCGAGTAGACCGAAACGTGTTTATCGGTTCGAAACGCGAGCTACGAGAATTACTTATGGATTAG
- a CDS encoding NAD(P)H-dependent oxidoreductase, translating to MRCLVIYAHLNPFSFNHAVKQEVERLLEEMGHEVKVSDLYEMDFKAVLKPEDLNLLYSGSAAADVKVEQEKVTWAERLILVYPIWWTGFPAILKGYIDRVFSYGFAYAIDERGWVQPLKGRKALLITTHGQPESVYHDRMYTSLRDTQDVGVFQFCGIEAQHVFFPGIMGSSDELRQGYLNSLRDALAEL from the coding sequence ATGAGGTGTCTTGTTATTTACGCTCATCTGAACCCGTTCAGCTTCAATCACGCAGTTAAACAGGAGGTTGAACGCCTGCTCGAGGAGATGGGGCACGAGGTTAAGGTCTCGGACCTTTACGAAATGGATTTTAAAGCGGTGCTAAAACCAGAGGATCTTAACTTATTGTATAGCGGGAGCGCGGCGGCCGATGTCAAGGTGGAGCAGGAGAAGGTAACATGGGCTGAACGGCTAATCCTTGTATATCCTATTTGGTGGACGGGCTTCCCCGCTATTCTTAAGGGGTATATCGACAGGGTTTTCTCGTACGGTTTTGCCTATGCTATCGATGAAAGGGGGTGGGTCCAGCCGCTTAAGGGTCGGAAGGCGCTTCTGATCACAACCCACGGTCAGCCAGAATCGGTTTACCACGATAGGATGTACACCTCGTTGAGGGATACCCAGGATGTGGGCGTGTTCCAATTTTGTGGGATAGAGGCGCAGCACGTATTCTTTCCTGGGATAATGGGCTCTTCCGACGAGCTGCGGCAGGGCTACCTCAACAGCCTGAGGGATGCCCTTGCGGAGCTGTAG
- a CDS encoding lytic transglycosylase domain-containing protein encodes MKRFQLALTLALALFGSMANADDDKGIKPDRAVRPVDVPVLPKAISFADETVPLQNFDTYESLERELLVNTFWHSQTLFNLKQASRYFPQIEPILKANNVPDDIKYIAVAESSLQNVVSPAKAAGPWQILEGTAKQYGLEVNENVDERYNIEKATEAAIIYLKKSKDSLGSWTLAAASYNIGFTGLKRHMNRQQQTSYYDLLLGDETGRYIFRILAFKIILTDPKAYGFDFGENDRYPELQYTEVKVDYAIDDLASFAIANKTSYKLLKLYNPWLRSNTLPKKEGKTYIIKLPKEGFRENAYKQR; translated from the coding sequence ATGAAAAGATTCCAGCTGGCGCTTACCCTTGCTTTAGCGCTTTTTGGTTCGATGGCGAATGCCGACGACGATAAAGGGATTAAGCCGGACCGAGCAGTTCGGCCAGTAGACGTTCCAGTTCTTCCAAAGGCCATCTCGTTTGCCGATGAAACGGTACCCCTGCAGAACTTCGACACCTACGAGAGTCTCGAGCGCGAGCTTCTGGTGAACACCTTCTGGCACTCGCAAACGCTCTTCAACCTGAAGCAGGCATCGCGATACTTCCCGCAGATAGAGCCCATCCTAAAGGCCAACAACGTGCCCGACGATATCAAGTACATTGCCGTAGCCGAGAGCAGCCTGCAGAACGTGGTATCGCCCGCCAAGGCGGCTGGCCCCTGGCAGATCCTCGAAGGCACCGCCAAGCAGTACGGGCTGGAGGTGAACGAGAATGTCGACGAGCGCTACAACATCGAAAAGGCCACCGAGGCGGCCATCATCTACCTAAAGAAATCGAAGGACTCGCTGGGTAGCTGGACACTGGCAGCCGCATCGTACAACATCGGTTTTACCGGCTTGAAGCGCCACATGAACCGCCAGCAGCAAACCTCGTACTACGATCTGCTCCTTGGCGATGAGACAGGTCGCTACATCTTCCGTATCCTAGCTTTCAAAATCATTTTAACCGATCCGAAAGCGTACGGATTCGACTTTGGCGAAAACGACCGCTACCCCGAGCTGCAGTACACCGAGGTCAAGGTCGACTACGCCATCGACGATTTGGCCAGCTTTGCCATTGCCAACAAGACCAGCTACAAGCTGCTAAAGCTGTACAACCCATGGCTTCGCAGCAACACCCTGCCTAAGAAGGAGGGTAAAACTTACATCATTAAGCTACCGAAAGAAGGTTTCAGAGAGAATGCCTACAAACAACGATAA
- the uvrA gene encoding excinuclease ABC subunit UvrA, whose translation MPTNNDNIIKDEALMGEEECITVLGARVHNLRDIDVTIPRNALTVITGLSGSGKSSLAFETIYAEGQRRYLETLSAYARQFMGNMERPDVDKITGLSPVIAIEQKTTNKNPRSTVGTITEVYDFMRLLFARASIAYSKNTGEQMVRYTDDQIVDLIIERLEGKKAAVLAPLVKGRKGHYKELFEQLVKKGFLYARVDGNILEIKSGMKLDRYKVHHVELVIDKLVVKADDRKRLRDSVVTAMSQGKGTIMVLDYESDDARFYSRHLMCPTTGISYNEPAPHSFSFNSPQGACPHCNGLGHVVELDVEKIIPNPRLSIRKGGIEPIGAFKNSLIFWQLEAIGRKYGFTLNDPIEDISEEAMNIILYGSDETFRLAETPMGTTGYVMSFDGVVAYISRDDDDSEKAKKKIEQFTRYITCPDCKGTRLKEDALFFRFAGKNIAELSDMDIESLYQWFLQVDDQLNTKQKAIARDILKEIRERLSFLLDVGLSYLSLSRSSGTLSGGESQRIRLATQIGSKLVNVLYILDEPSIGLHQRDNMKLITSLKQLRDTGNSVIVVEHDEDMMKEADYIVDMGPRAGAHGGEVVALGSFDKIKKANSLTGKYLRGELKIPVPEKRREGNGKYLTIKGATGNNLKDVSVQLPLGTFICVTGVSGSGKSTLINGTLHPILSKHFYRSLKDPMSYEAIEGIENIDKVIDVDQSPLGRTPRSNPATYTNVFGDIRKLFESTPESKIRGFKAGRFSFNVKGGRCEECKGAGVQTIEMNFLPDVYVTCKACNGKRYNRETLEVRYKGKSISDVLNMTIDQASVFFEHIPAIHQKVKALQDVGLGYITLGQPSTTLSGGESQRVKLATELAKRDTGNTLYILDEPTTGLHFDDVRQLLEVLQKLVERGNTMIVIEHNLDVIKVADYLIDMGPEGGAGGGLVVATGTPEEVAKKKKSYTGQFLKEYLK comes from the coding sequence ATGCCTACAAACAACGATAATATCATAAAGGATGAAGCCCTAATGGGCGAAGAGGAGTGCATCACCGTGCTTGGCGCTCGGGTGCACAACCTCCGCGACATCGACGTTACCATACCGCGCAACGCGCTTACCGTAATTACCGGCTTAAGCGGCAGCGGCAAGTCGTCGCTAGCGTTCGAAACGATTTACGCCGAGGGGCAGCGCCGCTACCTCGAGACGCTGTCGGCTTACGCCCGCCAGTTTATGGGCAACATGGAGCGACCCGATGTCGATAAGATAACCGGGCTGAGCCCCGTTATCGCCATCGAGCAGAAGACCACCAACAAGAATCCGCGCTCGACGGTGGGCACCATCACCGAGGTGTACGACTTCATGCGTCTGCTCTTTGCGCGCGCATCCATCGCCTACTCCAAGAATACGGGCGAGCAGATGGTGCGCTACACCGACGACCAGATTGTAGATCTCATCATCGAACGCTTGGAGGGAAAGAAAGCTGCCGTTCTCGCGCCACTGGTAAAAGGACGTAAGGGCCACTACAAGGAGCTCTTCGAGCAGCTGGTGAAGAAGGGATTCCTCTACGCCAGAGTCGATGGGAATATCCTAGAGATAAAGAGCGGCATGAAGCTGGACCGCTACAAGGTTCACCACGTGGAGCTGGTTATCGACAAGCTGGTGGTGAAGGCCGACGACCGCAAGCGCCTCCGCGACTCGGTGGTTACGGCCATGAGCCAGGGCAAGGGAACCATTATGGTGCTCGACTACGAAAGCGACGACGCCCGCTTCTACAGCCGCCACCTGATGTGCCCCACCACGGGCATATCGTACAACGAGCCTGCCCCCCACTCCTTCTCGTTCAACTCGCCGCAGGGCGCCTGCCCGCACTGCAACGGTTTGGGGCACGTGGTGGAGCTCGACGTGGAGAAGATTATCCCCAACCCTAGGCTAAGCATCCGGAAGGGTGGCATCGAGCCAATTGGCGCATTCAAGAATTCGCTCATCTTTTGGCAGCTCGAGGCCATTGGCCGCAAGTACGGCTTCACGCTCAACGACCCCATCGAGGATATCTCGGAGGAGGCCATGAACATCATCCTTTACGGATCGGACGAAACCTTCCGCCTTGCCGAGACGCCCATGGGCACCACCGGCTACGTGATGAGCTTCGACGGCGTGGTGGCCTACATCAGCCGCGACGACGACGACAGCGAGAAGGCCAAGAAAAAGATAGAACAGTTTACCCGCTATATTACCTGCCCCGACTGTAAGGGCACCCGGCTTAAGGAGGATGCGCTCTTCTTTAGGTTTGCCGGAAAGAATATCGCCGAGCTGTCGGATATGGACATCGAGAGCCTTTACCAGTGGTTCCTACAGGTGGACGACCAGCTTAACACCAAGCAGAAGGCCATTGCCCGCGACATCCTTAAGGAGATCCGCGAGCGGCTGAGCTTCCTGCTCGACGTGGGCCTGAGCTACCTGTCGCTGAGCCGCAGCTCGGGCACGCTGTCGGGCGGCGAGAGCCAGCGCATCCGCCTGGCCACGCAAATCGGATCGAAGCTGGTGAACGTGCTCTACATCCTGGATGAGCCCAGCATCGGCCTGCACCAGCGCGACAACATGAAGCTCATCACCTCGCTCAAGCAGCTGCGCGACACCGGCAACTCGGTGATTGTGGTGGAGCACGACGAGGATATGATGAAGGAGGCCGACTACATCGTGGACATGGGGCCTCGCGCCGGAGCACACGGTGGCGAGGTGGTGGCCCTAGGTTCATTCGACAAGATCAAGAAAGCAAACTCGCTAACCGGGAAATACCTGCGAGGCGAGCTGAAGATACCCGTACCCGAAAAGCGCCGCGAGGGTAACGGAAAGTACCTCACCATTAAGGGTGCAACGGGCAACAACCTTAAGGATGTATCGGTACAGCTGCCGCTGGGCACCTTCATCTGCGTGACGGGCGTATCGGGCAGCGGCAAGTCCACCCTCATCAACGGCACGCTGCACCCCATCCTCAGCAAGCACTTCTACCGCTCGCTAAAAGATCCGATGAGCTACGAGGCCATCGAGGGAATCGAAAATATAGATAAGGTAATCGACGTAGATCAGTCGCCCCTTGGCCGCACGCCCCGCTCGAACCCCGCCACCTACACCAACGTGTTTGGCGATATCCGCAAGCTGTTCGAATCTACCCCCGAGTCGAAGATCCGAGGCTTTAAGGCGGGCCGATTCTCGTTCAACGTAAAGGGAGGTCGCTGCGAGGAGTGCAAGGGCGCCGGGGTACAAACCATCGAGATGAACTTCCTGCCCGACGTGTACGTCACCTGCAAAGCCTGCAACGGCAAGCGCTACAACCGCGAGACGCTGGAGGTGCGCTACAAGGGCAAATCCATCAGCGACGTGCTGAACATGACCATCGACCAAGCATCGGTCTTCTTCGAGCACATCCCCGCCATCCACCAAAAGGTAAAGGCGCTGCAGGATGTCGGATTAGGCTACATCACCCTTGGGCAACCCTCCACCACCCTGTCGGGCGGCGAGAGCCAGCGCGTGAAGTTGGCCACCGAGCTGGCCAAGCGCGATACGGGCAATACCTTATATATACTGGATGAGCCCACCACCGGCCTCCACTTCGACGACGTGCGCCAGCTGCTGGAGGTGCTCCAGAAGCTGGTGGAAAGAGGCAACACCATGATCGTCATCGAGCACAACCTCGACGTGATTAAGGTGGCCGACTACCTCATCGACATGGGCCCCGAGGGCGGCGCCGGCGGCGGACTGGTGGTGGCCACCGGAACACCCGAAGAGGTTGCCAAAAAGAAAAAGAGCTACACGGGGCAGTTCCTGAAGGAGTACCTTAAGTAA
- the pdhA gene encoding pyruvate dehydrogenase (acetyl-transferring) E1 component subunit alpha, with protein MSLKFENYNPAEDKLFQIMDNMGVIINPSEMPDISDALAVKAYKDMLFSRIADAMAVSFQRQGRMYTYPSNYGQEAIAVAAGMAMREEDWMVPAFRELAAWLAKGATLKEIFLYYMGNEEGSAFKNAKHLLPFSVPISSQFPHAVGIGYAINQHKKDEVVFAFVGDGGTSEGDFSEALNFAAVWKVPVVFIVQNNQYAISVPIRKQTKSKNIAVKAMAFGMPGIKVDGNDIFAMYAALKHAADYARTKNGPVLIEGFTYRRGAHTTSDDPTKYRTKEEEQEWDAKDPLKRLKFYLDSKGLWTEDEEKLTEQYKQEVERQFEEAEKTPPHTLDDVFKYTHYEMPDELRRQKVEYEKFLQWKEGRK; from the coding sequence ATGTCATTAAAATTTGAAAACTATAATCCTGCTGAAGACAAGCTTTTTCAGATCATGGATAATATGGGGGTGATCATCAATCCCTCCGAAATGCCGGACATAAGCGATGCGCTTGCTGTAAAAGCATATAAGGATATGCTTTTCTCCCGCATTGCCGATGCTATGGCCGTTTCTTTCCAAAGGCAAGGGCGCATGTACACCTATCCATCCAACTACGGGCAGGAGGCGATTGCGGTAGCAGCTGGAATGGCGATGCGCGAGGAGGACTGGATGGTTCCGGCCTTCCGCGAGCTTGCTGCATGGCTGGCTAAGGGCGCAACGCTAAAGGAAATATTCCTGTACTACATGGGCAACGAGGAGGGAAGCGCCTTTAAAAATGCCAAGCACCTGCTCCCCTTCAGCGTTCCCATCAGCTCGCAGTTTCCGCATGCCGTGGGCATCGGGTACGCCATCAACCAGCACAAGAAGGACGAGGTGGTATTCGCCTTTGTTGGCGATGGGGGAACCTCCGAGGGCGACTTCAGCGAGGCGCTAAACTTTGCCGCCGTATGGAAGGTGCCGGTTGTCTTCATCGTGCAGAATAACCAGTACGCCATCTCGGTCCCCATCAGAAAGCAAACGAAATCGAAGAACATTGCCGTAAAGGCGATGGCCTTCGGGATGCCCGGAATTAAGGTCGATGGCAACGACATCTTTGCCATGTACGCGGCCTTAAAACATGCCGCCGATTACGCTAGGACCAAGAATGGTCCGGTGCTAATCGAGGGCTTCACCTACCGTAGGGGTGCTCATACCACCTCCGACGATCCTACGAAGTACCGAACCAAGGAGGAGGAGCAGGAGTGGGATGCCAAAGATCCACTTAAAAGACTAAAGTTCTACTTGGACAGCAAGGGACTATGGACAGAAGATGAGGAAAAGCTTACCGAGCAGTACAAGCAGGAGGTGGAACGCCAGTTCGAGGAGGCCGAAAAAACCCCACCCCACACGCTGGACGATGTGTTTAAGTACACCCACTACGAGATGCCGGACGAGCTAAGACGTCAAAAGGTCGAGTACGAAAAATTCTTACAATGGAAGGAGGGACGAAAATGA